A single window of Lysobacter oculi DNA harbors:
- a CDS encoding DUF5666 domain-containing protein, producing the protein MTRLRTSLSAVAALAAALSLSGCMSVGGLGGYPGGSGGYPGGQYPGQGYPPSQPGYGQAITGNVDGVDHANARFMLRSDGGYGSSGGRIEMYYDRNTVASYQGRQVAPNGLENGDRIRVEAVQSSGRWWARSIEVLQDVRGGGSPVYGNTLGGAVTYIDTRNQVINFTRGGYSGSNDRVRYDQYTVVEYRGQRYQVSQLERGDVIRIEGRAVGNGEYLAQRIIVDTSVRER; encoded by the coding sequence ATGACCCGTCTGCGCACTTCACTTTCCGCCGTGGCCGCGCTGGCTGCCGCGCTTTCATTGTCCGGCTGCATGAGCGTCGGTGGGCTGGGCGGATATCCCGGTGGCAGCGGTGGCTATCCGGGCGGCCAGTATCCGGGGCAGGGCTATCCGCCTTCGCAGCCCGGCTACGGGCAGGCGATCACCGGCAACGTGGATGGCGTGGACCACGCCAACGCACGCTTCATGCTGCGCAGCGATGGCGGCTATGGCAGCAGTGGTGGCCGCATCGAAATGTATTACGACCGCAACACCGTCGCGTCCTACCAGGGCCGGCAGGTGGCACCGAACGGACTGGAGAACGGCGACCGCATCCGCGTGGAAGCCGTGCAGTCCAGCGGGCGCTGGTGGGCGCGCAGCATCGAAGTGCTGCAGGACGTGCGCGGCGGCGGTTCGCCGGTCTACGGCAACACGCTGGGTGGCGCGGTGACCTACATCGACACCCGCAACCAGGTCATCAACTTCACGCGTGGCGGTTACAGCGGCAGCAATGACCGCGTGCGCTACGACCAGTACACCGTGGTCGAATACCGCGGCCAGCGTTATCAGGTGTCCCAGCTGGAACGTGGCGATGTGATCCGCATCGAAGGCCGCGCCGTCGGCAATGGCGAGTATCTGGCCCAGCGCATCATCGTCGACACCAGCGTGCGCGAGCGCTGA
- a CDS encoding YdeI/OmpD-associated family protein: MTSKLPPERIPAIDAYLDAANPDFRPMLAALRDAVHRACPQAEEAIKWGMPTFLYRGKILCGMAAFKQHMSFGYWQHAEVLGEAASAARTGMGSYGKLRTAADIPKPALLKSHIRRAMQLIDEAAAGTASARPRPARTARPEAVPPPGFAAALKAHPVARKHFEAFPPGQRREYIDWINEAMRDDTRERRIAQAIEWLGEGKRRNWKYENC; the protein is encoded by the coding sequence ATGACATCCAAACTTCCACCCGAACGCATCCCGGCCATCGATGCCTATCTGGATGCGGCCAACCCCGATTTCCGGCCCATGCTCGCCGCCCTGCGCGACGCCGTGCACCGCGCCTGCCCGCAGGCCGAGGAAGCGATCAAATGGGGGATGCCGACCTTCCTCTATCGCGGCAAGATCCTGTGCGGCATGGCGGCCTTCAAGCAGCACATGTCGTTCGGCTACTGGCAGCACGCCGAGGTGCTGGGCGAGGCGGCATCGGCAGCCCGCACCGGCATGGGCAGCTACGGCAAGCTGCGCACCGCCGCCGACATCCCCAAGCCCGCGCTGTTGAAGTCGCATATCAGGCGCGCGATGCAGTTGATCGATGAAGCCGCGGCCGGCACCGCGTCAGCCAGGCCGAGGCCCGCGCGAACGGCCAGGCCCGAAGCCGTCCCGCCGCCCGGATTCGCCGCCGCGCTGAAGGCCCATCCCGTCGCCCGCAAGCATTTCGAAGCCTTCCCGCCGGGCCAGCGCCGCGAATACATCGACTGGATCAACGAGGCCATGCGCGACGACACCCGCGAACGCCGCATCGCCCAGGCCATCGAGTGGCTGGGCGAGGGCAAGCGCCGCAACTGGAAATACGAAAACTGCTGA
- a CDS encoding ATP-binding cassette domain-containing protein has translation MPLITFNAVDYSVGGPLLLEQVDLAIEPGERIALIGRNGAGKSTLMKLISGDIKPDDGDIRLESGVRIARLEQEVPIGASGSVFDVVAEGLGDAGALLARYHHLIHEADIDTDQLADVQAKIEAVQGWSLDQRVGETLQRLELDGDADFGRLSGGMKRRVLLARALVAEPDLLLLDEPTNHLDIAAIDWLEGFLKGWSGALVFVTHDRRFLRQLATRIVEIDRGRVSSWPGDWDNYLRRREERLHSEAQENARFDKLLAQEEAWIRQGIKARRTRDEGRVRRLKAMRNERAARREQTGKVRMEVAESQSSGKKVIEVKDVSFAHGAAPLVRGLDTVVLRGDRIGLIGPNGSGKTTLLKLLLGELQPDAGEVRQGTQLQVAYFDQYRATLREDWNALENVSEGQEFVEIGGKRKHVIGYLQDFLFTPERARAPITRLSGGERNRLLLAKLFAQPSNLLVMDEPTNDLDVETLELLEELLADYPGTLLMVSHDREFLDNVVTSTLVMEGGGRIGEYVGGYSDWLRQRPDASLASKPVAATKPAVPEAASPIPVASARKKLGYKETRELEALPGRIEALEADIAQHTARMNEPAYFQRDAAAVQADNDALAAMQAELDAAYVRWQELDGD, from the coding sequence ATGCCCCTCATTACCTTCAATGCCGTCGACTACAGCGTCGGCGGCCCGCTGCTGCTCGAACAGGTCGATCTGGCCATCGAGCCCGGCGAACGCATCGCGCTGATCGGCCGCAACGGCGCCGGCAAGTCCACCCTGATGAAGCTGATCAGCGGCGACATCAAACCCGACGACGGCGACATCCGCCTCGAATCCGGTGTCCGCATCGCGCGGCTGGAACAGGAAGTGCCGATCGGCGCATCCGGCAGCGTGTTCGACGTGGTGGCCGAAGGCCTGGGCGATGCCGGTGCGTTGCTGGCGCGCTACCACCACCTCATCCACGAAGCCGACATCGACACCGACCAGCTGGCCGACGTGCAGGCGAAGATCGAAGCCGTGCAGGGCTGGTCGCTGGACCAGCGCGTCGGCGAGACCCTGCAACGGCTGGAGCTGGATGGCGATGCCGACTTCGGGCGGCTGTCCGGCGGCATGAAACGCCGCGTGCTGCTGGCGCGCGCGCTGGTCGCCGAGCCCGACCTGCTGCTGCTGGACGAGCCCACCAACCACCTCGACATCGCCGCGATCGACTGGCTCGAAGGCTTCCTGAAAGGCTGGAGCGGGGCGCTGGTGTTCGTCACCCATGACCGCCGGTTCCTGCGGCAACTGGCCACGCGCATCGTCGAGATCGACCGTGGCCGCGTCAGCAGTTGGCCGGGGGATTGGGACAACTACCTGCGCCGCCGCGAAGAGCGCCTGCATTCCGAAGCGCAGGAAAACGCGCGCTTCGACAAGCTGCTGGCGCAGGAGGAAGCGTGGATCCGGCAGGGCATCAAGGCGCGCCGGACCCGCGACGAAGGCCGGGTGCGCCGCCTGAAGGCGATGCGCAACGAACGCGCCGCGCGCCGCGAACAGACCGGCAAGGTGCGGATGGAAGTAGCGGAAAGCCAGTCCTCCGGGAAGAAGGTGATCGAAGTGAAGGACGTGTCCTTCGCGCATGGGGCGGCGCCGCTGGTGCGCGGCCTCGACACCGTGGTGCTGCGCGGCGACCGCATCGGCCTGATCGGGCCCAACGGCAGCGGCAAGACCACGCTGCTCAAGCTGCTGCTGGGCGAGCTGCAACCCGATGCCGGCGAAGTGAGGCAGGGCACGCAGCTGCAGGTCGCCTATTTCGACCAGTACCGCGCCACCCTGCGCGAGGACTGGAACGCGCTTGAAAACGTCTCCGAAGGCCAGGAATTCGTGGAGATCGGCGGCAAGCGCAAGCATGTCATCGGCTACCTGCAGGACTTCCTGTTCACGCCGGAACGCGCGCGTGCGCCGATCACCCGGCTGTCCGGCGGCGAGCGCAACCGGCTGCTGCTGGCCAAGTTGTTCGCGCAGCCGTCCAACCTGCTGGTGATGGACGAACCGACCAACGATCTCGATGTCGAGACACTGGAGCTGCTGGAAGAACTGCTGGCCGACTACCCCGGCACGCTGCTCATGGTCAGCCACGACCGCGAGTTCCTCGACAACGTGGTGACGTCCACCCTGGTGATGGAAGGGGGAGGTCGCATCGGTGAGTACGTCGGCGGTTACAGCGATTGGCTGCGGCAACGGCCTGATGCGTCGCTCGCGTCGAAGCCGGTCGCGGCGACGAAACCGGCCGTGCCCGAAGCCGCATCGCCCATCCCTGTCGCATCGGCAAGGAAGAAGCTCGGCTACAAGGAAACCCGCGAGCTGGAGGCGCTGCCCGGCCGCATCGAAGCGCTGGAAGCCGACATCGCCCAACACACCGCGCGGATGAACGAGCCCGCCTATTTCCAGCGCGATGCCGCCGCCGTGCAGGCCGACAACGACGCGCTCGCGGCGATGCAGGCCGAGCTCGACGCCGCCTATGTCCGCTGGCAGGAACTCGACGGCGACTGA
- a CDS encoding M14 family metallopeptidase, with amino-acid sequence MAQSARSVPLILAVGLALAGLSAQAAPPSKGALTTLSERSGFQKTGRYDEVIALCGAFAKAYPASVSCFDFGTTPEGRPMKALAVSTSGALTPAAAKAKGLPVVLVQGGIHAGEIDGKDAVFWLLRELLAGQVAKGALDRQVLVFVPVFNVDGHENFRAWNRPNQRGPEEMGFRTTAQRYNLNRDYVKADAPEMQAMLRLVNAWDPLVAMDLHVTDGAKFQHDVSITAQPVNSGDAGLQQAGRALRDGILTRLTAQGSMPVPFYPSFVEEDDPASGFSEGVSTPRFSHGYFVLRNRIGILVETHSWRTYPERVRTTRNTVLDLLELVAAHGGDWSATAKAADLRAAKLAGQPVPLAWKVLDDARTIDFQGYAYTRTPSAISGALMTRYDETKPQVWRIPLRDQVAPALQVKAPGAGYLVPVAWAPYVAPKLQVHGIEYRTLRGPLKDVAAETFRATSARFSPASVEGHQRVALEGAWQPERRDLLAGALFVPIAQPKARLVMNLLEPQAPDAIAGWGEMNNAFEQKEYMEDYVAEEQAEAMLARDPALKAAFDKRLREDADFAKSPADRLDFFYRLHPAYDRDYLRYPVIRVERAPD; translated from the coding sequence ATGGCGCAATCCGCCCGCTCCGTCCCGCTCATCCTCGCCGTCGGCCTGGCGCTCGCGGGCCTGTCCGCGCAGGCCGCGCCACCCTCCAAGGGCGCGCTGACCACGCTCTCGGAACGCAGCGGCTTCCAGAAGACCGGGCGCTACGACGAAGTGATCGCGCTCTGCGGCGCCTTCGCCAAGGCCTACCCTGCATCGGTCAGCTGCTTCGACTTCGGCACCACGCCGGAAGGCCGGCCGATGAAGGCGCTGGCGGTGTCGACGTCCGGCGCGCTGACCCCGGCGGCGGCCAAGGCCAAGGGTTTGCCGGTGGTGCTGGTGCAGGGCGGCATCCATGCGGGCGAGATCGACGGCAAGGACGCGGTGTTCTGGTTGCTGCGCGAACTGCTGGCCGGCCAGGTCGCGAAGGGCGCGCTGGATCGCCAGGTGCTGGTCTTCGTGCCGGTGTTCAACGTGGACGGCCACGAGAACTTCCGCGCCTGGAACCGCCCCAACCAGCGCGGGCCGGAGGAAATGGGCTTCCGCACCACCGCCCAGCGCTACAACCTCAACCGCGATTACGTGAAGGCGGACGCGCCGGAAATGCAGGCGATGCTGCGGCTGGTCAACGCCTGGGACCCGCTGGTGGCGATGGACCTGCACGTCACCGACGGCGCCAAGTTCCAGCACGATGTCTCGATCACCGCGCAGCCGGTGAACAGCGGCGATGCCGGGCTGCAGCAGGCCGGGCGCGCACTGCGCGACGGCATCCTCACCCGGCTCACCGCGCAGGGTTCGATGCCGGTGCCGTTCTACCCGAGCTTCGTGGAAGAGGACGACCCGGCTTCCGGCTTCTCCGAAGGCGTGTCCACGCCGCGCTTCTCGCACGGCTATTTCGTGCTGCGCAACCGCATCGGCATCCTGGTCGAGACCCACAGCTGGCGCACCTATCCCGAGCGCGTCCGCACCACCCGCAACACCGTGCTCGACCTGCTGGAGCTGGTCGCGGCCCACGGCGGCGACTGGTCGGCCACCGCGAAGGCGGCGGACCTGCGCGCGGCCAAGCTCGCCGGGCAGCCGGTGCCACTGGCCTGGAAGGTGTTGGACGATGCCCGCACCATCGATTTCCAGGGCTATGCCTACACCCGCACGCCGTCGGCGATTTCCGGCGCGTTGATGACGCGCTACGACGAAACGAAGCCGCAGGTGTGGAGGATTCCGCTGCGCGACCAGGTGGCCCCGGCCCTGCAGGTGAAGGCGCCGGGCGCGGGCTATCTGGTGCCGGTGGCATGGGCGCCCTACGTCGCGCCGAAGCTGCAGGTGCATGGCATCGAATACCGCACGCTGCGAGGGCCGCTGAAGGATGTGGCGGCTGAGACCTTCCGCGCCACCTCCGCCAGGTTCTCGCCGGCTTCGGTCGAAGGCCACCAACGCGTGGCGCTGGAAGGCGCATGGCAGCCGGAGCGGCGCGACCTGCTGGCCGGCGCGTTGTTCGTGCCGATCGCGCAGCCGAAGGCGCGGCTGGTGATGAACCTGCTGGAACCGCAGGCGCCGGATGCCATCGCCGGTTGGGGCGAAATGAACAACGCCTTCGAGCAGAAGGAATACATGGAGGACTACGTCGCCGAGGAGCAGGCCGAAGCGATGCTCGCGCGTGATCCGGCGCTGAAGGCCGCCTTCGACAAGCGCCTGCGCGAGGACGCCGACTTCGCCAAATCCCCCGCCGACCGGCTGGACTTCTTCTATCGCCTGCACCCGGCCTACGACCGCGATTACCTGCGCTATCCGGTCATCCGCGTCGAACGCGCGCCGGACTGA
- a CDS encoding protein adenylyltransferase SelO, producing MELRFDNRFPRELPGDPEPRNFVRQVEGAMWSPLTPTPVAAPRVIATSKEMLETLGLTEADAASPAFAQVFGGNALLPGMQPHATNYGGHQFGSWAGQLGDGRAITLGEAIAPDGRHWELQLKGAGQTPYSRHADGRAVLRSSVREFLCSEAMHHLGIPTTRALSLVSTGDAVVRDMFYDGHPKPEPGAIVCRAAPSFLRFGHFELPSSRGDVALLRTLAEFCIDRDFPHLSSRDDALAAWFNEIAVRTARLMAEWMRVGFVHGVMNTDNLSVLGLTIDYGPYGWIDDYDPDFTPNTTDAQGRRYRFGWQPRISLWNLQKLAAALSPLFDDIAPLQAGLEAYGREYGRMDRENTARKLGLAECRDDDLALMRDLQAWMQRAEVDMTIFFRALSDAGDVASPEVFADAFYDDAKRDAHADELAGWLARYRARLADNAFDEATRRETMRQANPKYILRNWLAQAAIERAEAGDEAGIHDLLEVMRHPYDDQPGREYFAGKRPDWAREKAGCSMLSCSS from the coding sequence ATGGAACTCCGTTTCGACAACCGTTTCCCGCGCGAATTGCCCGGCGATCCCGAGCCGCGCAACTTCGTGCGCCAGGTCGAGGGCGCGATGTGGTCGCCGCTCACGCCCACGCCGGTCGCCGCCCCACGCGTCATCGCCACCTCGAAAGAGATGCTGGAGACGCTCGGCCTGACCGAAGCCGATGCGGCATCGCCGGCCTTCGCGCAGGTCTTCGGCGGCAACGCCCTGCTGCCCGGCATGCAGCCGCACGCCACCAATTACGGCGGCCACCAGTTCGGCAGCTGGGCCGGGCAACTGGGCGACGGCCGCGCGATCACCCTGGGCGAAGCCATCGCCCCCGATGGCCGGCACTGGGAGCTGCAACTGAAAGGCGCCGGCCAGACCCCGTATTCGCGCCACGCCGATGGCCGCGCGGTGCTGCGTTCGTCGGTTCGCGAATTCCTCTGCAGCGAGGCGATGCACCACCTGGGCATCCCGACCACGCGTGCGCTGTCGCTGGTATCGACCGGCGATGCCGTGGTCCGCGACATGTTCTACGACGGCCACCCGAAGCCGGAACCGGGAGCCATCGTCTGCCGCGCGGCACCTTCGTTCCTGCGCTTCGGGCATTTCGAGCTGCCGTCTTCGCGCGGGGATGTGGCCCTGCTGCGCACCTTGGCCGAGTTCTGCATCGACCGCGATTTCCCGCACTTGAGTAGTCGTGACGATGCGCTGGCTGCGTGGTTCAACGAGATCGCCGTGCGCACCGCGCGGCTGATGGCGGAGTGGATGCGCGTGGGCTTCGTGCACGGGGTGATGAACACCGACAACCTGAGCGTGCTCGGGCTGACCATCGACTACGGGCCGTATGGCTGGATCGACGACTACGATCCCGACTTCACGCCCAACACCACCGACGCGCAGGGGCGCCGCTACCGTTTCGGCTGGCAGCCGCGCATCTCGTTGTGGAACCTGCAAAAGCTGGCCGCCGCGCTGTCGCCCTTGTTCGATGACATCGCGCCGCTGCAGGCGGGGCTGGAGGCCTATGGCCGCGAGTACGGCCGCATGGACCGCGAGAACACCGCGCGCAAACTTGGGCTGGCCGAATGCCGCGACGACGATCTGGCCCTGATGCGCGACCTGCAGGCGTGGATGCAACGTGCCGAAGTGGACATGACGATCTTCTTCCGCGCGCTGTCTGATGCAGGGGATGTGGCTTCGCCGGAGGTGTTCGCCGATGCCTTCTACGACGACGCCAAGCGCGATGCGCATGCGGATGAGCTGGCCGGCTGGCTGGCCCGCTATCGCGCGCGACTGGCCGACAACGCCTTCGATGAGGCGACACGCCGGGAGACGATGCGGCAGGCCAACCCGAAGTACATCCTGCGCAACTGGCTGGCGCAGGCGGCTATCGAGCGGGCGGAGGCGGGTGACGAAGCAGGCATCCACGATCTGTTGGAAGTGATGCGGCACCCGTACGACGACCAGCCGGGTCGCGAATATTTCGCCGGCAAGCGCCCGGACTGGGCGCGCGAAAAGGCGGGGTGTTCGATGTTGTCGTGTTCGTCCTGA
- a CDS encoding DEAD/DEAH box helicase, whose amino-acid sequence MSVETPGPEGAAKPAFTDLGLPDTLLKALSEVGYESPSPIQAATIPPLLAGRDVLGQAQTGTGKTAAFALPILARIDPKMAAPQALVLAPTRELAIQVSEAFQKYAHHLPGFHVLPIYGGQSYTPQLQALRRGVQVVVGTPGRVIDHLERGSLDLSKLRTLVLDEADEMLRMGFVDDVEAVVKKCPPERQIALFSATMPPPIKRIAQTYLRNPEEVAIKATTTTGENIRQRYWLVSGLHKLDAITRILEAETFDAMIVFARTKLGTEELAEKLAARGIAAAAINGDMEQKSRERTIQRLKDGQLDVLVATDVAARGLDVERITHVLNFDIPYDTESYVHRIGRTGRAGRKGEAILFVTPRERGMLRAIERATRQPIEPMQLPSAQDVNQQRVTRFRDRITGALEGSDSDMFRGLLEDFEREQNVPMVEIAAALAQLVQGDTPMFLPNDPPPAPPRERSDRPERGERPARNNDYAPKTREGESAPRVERATHGGPDVGMQTYRIEVGHEHRVKPGNIVGAIANEAELEARYIGRVDIRDDYTLVDLPEGMPPELLQFLQNVRVAGRPIRMKLATDADLDAPVRKPRFAGKGRFDNDGGDRPRKPGGFKPKPGFGGGFDKPRGPRKPRKPR is encoded by the coding sequence ATGAGCGTTGAAACACCCGGCCCCGAGGGTGCCGCCAAGCCCGCCTTCACCGACCTGGGCCTGCCCGACACCCTGCTGAAGGCCCTGTCGGAAGTCGGCTACGAGAGCCCCTCGCCGATCCAGGCCGCGACCATTCCGCCGCTGCTGGCCGGCCGCGACGTGCTGGGCCAGGCCCAGACCGGCACCGGCAAGACCGCCGCCTTCGCGCTGCCGATCCTGGCCCGCATCGACCCCAAGATGGCCGCGCCGCAGGCACTGGTGCTGGCACCGACCCGCGAACTGGCGATCCAGGTCAGCGAGGCCTTCCAGAAATACGCCCACCACCTGCCCGGCTTCCACGTGCTGCCGATCTACGGCGGCCAGAGCTATACGCCGCAGCTGCAGGCGCTCCGCCGCGGCGTGCAGGTCGTCGTCGGCACGCCGGGTCGCGTCATCGACCACCTGGAACGCGGCTCGCTGGACCTGTCCAAGCTGCGCACCCTGGTGCTAGACGAAGCCGACGAAATGCTCCGCATGGGCTTTGTGGATGACGTCGAGGCGGTGGTGAAGAAGTGCCCGCCGGAGCGCCAGATCGCGCTGTTCTCGGCCACCATGCCGCCGCCGATCAAGCGCATCGCCCAGACCTACCTGCGCAACCCGGAGGAAGTGGCGATCAAGGCCACGACTACCACCGGCGAGAACATCCGCCAGCGCTACTGGCTGGTCAGCGGCCTGCACAAGCTGGACGCGATCACCCGCATCCTCGAAGCCGAGACCTTCGACGCGATGATCGTGTTCGCGCGCACCAAGCTCGGCACCGAGGAACTGGCGGAGAAGCTGGCCGCGCGTGGCATCGCCGCCGCCGCCATCAACGGCGACATGGAGCAGAAGTCGCGCGAGCGCACCATCCAGCGCCTCAAGGACGGCCAGCTCGACGTGCTGGTCGCCACCGACGTCGCCGCACGCGGGCTGGACGTGGAACGCATCACCCACGTGCTGAATTTCGACATCCCCTACGACACCGAGAGCTACGTCCACCGCATAGGCCGCACCGGGCGTGCCGGGCGCAAGGGCGAGGCGATCCTGTTCGTCACGCCGCGCGAGCGCGGGATGCTGCGCGCCATCGAACGCGCGACGCGCCAGCCGATCGAGCCGATGCAGCTGCCGAGCGCGCAGGACGTCAACCAGCAGCGCGTCACCCGCTTCCGCGACCGCATCACCGGTGCGCTGGAAGGCAGCGACAGCGACATGTTCCGCGGCCTGCTGGAGGATTTCGAGCGCGAGCAGAACGTACCGATGGTCGAGATCGCCGCCGCGCTGGCCCAGCTGGTACAGGGCGACACGCCGATGTTCCTGCCCAACGATCCGCCGCCGGCCCCGCCGCGCGAGCGCAGCGACCGCCCCGAACGCGGCGAGCGCCCCGCCCGCAACAATGACTACGCGCCCAAGACGCGCGAAGGTGAAAGCGCACCGCGGGTCGAGCGCGCCACGCATGGCGGCCCGGATGTCGGCATGCAGACGTATCGCATCGAAGTGGGCCACGAGCATCGCGTGAAGCCGGGCAACATCGTCGGCGCCATCGCCAACGAGGCCGAGCTGGAAGCGCGCTACATCGGCCGCGTCGATATCCGCGACGACTACACGCTGGTCGACCTGCCCGAAGGCATGCCGCCGGAGCTGCTGCAGTTCCTGCAGAACGTGCGCGTGGCCGGCCGCCCGATCCGCATGAAGCTCGCCACCGATGCCGACCTGGACGCGCCGGTGCGCAAGCCGCGCTTCGCCGGCAAGGGCCGCTTCGACAACGACGGCGGCGACCGTCCGCGCAAGCCCGGCGGGTTCAAGCCCAAGCCGGGCTTCGGCGGCGGCTTCGACAAGCCGCGCGGGCCGCGCAAGCCGCGCAAGCCGCGCTGA
- a CDS encoding barstar family protein, producing the protein MSDNEQHPLDLRDPRQAGVYRVMRADVVPLMALAQDEFVAIHDIDLHGIDDKPTLLARIGEALQFPAGWGGNWDALADALNDLSWLGESTPRLLVWRGMDQLHARAPELESTLCDILEEASARWAADGVAMWSLLSLAHIPDEDQDEDDASSG; encoded by the coding sequence ATGAGCGACAACGAGCAGCACCCGCTCGATCTGCGCGACCCGCGCCAGGCCGGCGTCTATCGCGTGATGCGTGCCGATGTCGTGCCGTTGATGGCGCTGGCGCAGGACGAGTTCGTGGCCATCCACGACATCGACTTGCATGGCATCGACGACAAGCCGACGCTGCTGGCGCGGATCGGCGAGGCGCTGCAGTTTCCGGCCGGCTGGGGCGGCAACTGGGATGCGCTGGCCGATGCGCTCAACGACCTGTCATGGCTGGGCGAATCGACGCCGCGCCTGCTGGTCTGGCGCGGCATGGACCAGCTGCATGCGCGTGCGCCGGAACTCGAATCCACCCTCTGCGACATTCTTGAAGAAGCCAGCGCGCGTTGGGCCGCCGACGGCGTGGCGATGTGGTCGCTGCTGAGCCTGGCGCACATCCCCGACGAAGACCAGGACGAAGACGACGCATCATCCGGATAA
- a CDS encoding type 1 glutamine amidotransferase: protein MPRLLVFQHVAAEPLGTLDALIRRRGHRMRFVNFEREPDAVPNVDRYRGLIVLGGPMNVEDQPHRHHLATEMRAIEAMLRQGKPVLGICLGAQLLAHVLGAPVCRHDAPETGWHPLALTEAGRRDPVLSHYGCGAPVFQWHRYRFDIPEGAVHLAETGQCAPQAFRHGDNAYGFQFHLEVDLPLIARWLGNRAYVDELAAHGHAIDSARLLAESEAHLPPMQAHAEAVFNAFLDLVGRPDRRYTLPSREWT from the coding sequence ATGCCGCGCCTGTTGGTCTTCCAGCATGTGGCTGCGGAGCCGCTGGGCACGCTGGATGCCCTGATCCGCCGGCGCGGCCACCGGATGCGCTTCGTCAATTTCGAGCGCGAACCCGATGCGGTCCCCAACGTGGACCGCTATCGCGGGCTCATCGTGCTCGGCGGGCCGATGAACGTGGAAGACCAGCCGCATCGCCATCATCTGGCCACCGAAATGCGCGCGATCGAAGCGATGCTGCGGCAGGGCAAGCCGGTGCTCGGCATCTGCCTGGGCGCGCAGCTGCTGGCCCACGTGCTGGGCGCGCCGGTCTGCCGGCATGACGCGCCGGAAACCGGCTGGCATCCGCTGGCGCTGACCGAAGCCGGGCGCCGCGACCCGGTGCTCTCGCATTACGGCTGCGGCGCCCCGGTGTTCCAGTGGCATCGCTACCGCTTCGACATCCCCGAAGGCGCCGTGCATCTGGCCGAGACCGGGCAGTGCGCGCCGCAGGCCTTCCGCCACGGCGACAACGCCTACGGTTTCCAGTTCCATCTTGAAGTCGACCTGCCACTGATCGCGCGCTGGCTCGGCAACCGCGCCTATGTCGATGAACTGGCGGCGCACGGCCATGCCATCGACAGCGCCCGCCTGCTGGCGGAATCCGAAGCCCACCTGCCACCGATGCAGGCGCATGCGGAGGCCGTCTTCAACGCCTTCCTCGATCTGGTCGGCCGCCCCGACCGGCGCTACACCCTGCCTTCGAGGGAGTGGACGTGA
- a CDS encoding BaiN/RdsA family NAD(P)/FAD-dependent oxidoreductase produces MCALTAGQRGLRVRVIEHAERCGKKILMSGGGRCNFTNTGATPAQYLSANPHFCKSALARYTPADFIEMVERHGITWHEKELGQLFCDESSKQIVRMLLDECEWADVEISTGCSVENIEHGDGGFTLRTSQGACSAPALVVACGGLSIPRMGATGFGYQIARQFGHEVLPTRAGLVPLTLSGTHLERLADLSGLSLPVEVHCGKVSFRNAMLLTHRGVSGPAILQISSYWREGDALTIDLLPGVDARALLDDWTATRRDAQLQTLLGEVLPKRFAQRLIEHGLPNKSMRQYTPRELETLAATLSAWPLVASGTEGYRTAEVTLGGVDTDGLSSSTMMSKHMPGLYFIGEVVDVTGWLGGYNFQWAWASGRAAGMAL; encoded by the coding sequence ATGTGCGCGCTGACCGCCGGCCAGCGTGGCCTGCGCGTCCGGGTGATCGAACATGCCGAACGCTGCGGCAAGAAGATCCTGATGTCGGGCGGTGGCCGCTGCAACTTCACCAATACCGGCGCCACGCCCGCGCAATACCTCTCGGCCAACCCGCATTTCTGCAAGTCGGCACTGGCGCGTTACACCCCGGCCGACTTCATCGAGATGGTCGAGCGCCACGGCATCACCTGGCACGAGAAGGAGCTTGGCCAGCTGTTCTGCGACGAGTCGTCAAAGCAGATCGTGCGGATGCTGCTGGACGAATGCGAATGGGCCGACGTGGAGATCAGCACCGGCTGCAGCGTTGAAAATATCGAACATGGCGATGGCGGCTTCACGCTGCGTACCTCGCAGGGTGCGTGCAGCGCGCCGGCGCTGGTCGTCGCCTGCGGTGGGTTGTCGATCCCGCGCATGGGCGCCACCGGCTTCGGCTACCAGATCGCGCGGCAGTTCGGCCATGAAGTGCTGCCCACCCGCGCCGGCCTGGTGCCGTTGACGCTGTCGGGCACGCACCTCGAACGGCTGGCCGACCTGAGCGGCCTGTCGCTGCCGGTCGAAGTGCATTGCGGCAAGGTCAGCTTCCGCAACGCGATGCTGCTCACCCATCGCGGGGTGAGCGGGCCGGCCATCCTGCAGATCAGTTCGTACTGGCGCGAAGGCGATGCGCTCACCATCGACCTGCTGCCCGGCGTGGACGCACGCGCATTGCTGGATGACTGGACTGCGACGCGCCGCGACGCCCAGCTGCAGACCCTGCTCGGCGAGGTGCTGCCGAAGCGCTTCGCGCAACGGCTGATCGAACACGGGCTGCCCAACAAATCGATGCGCCAATACACCCCGCGCGAACTGGAGACGCTGGCCGCCACGCTGTCGGCATGGCCGCTGGTCGCCAGCGGCACCGAGGGCTACCGCACCGCCGAAGTCACCCTGGGCGGCGTGGATACCGACGGTTTGTCATCCAGCACGATGATGTCGAAGCACATGCCCGGTCTGTATTTCATCGGCGAGGTGGTGGATGTCACCGGCTGGCTGGGCGGCTACAACTTCCAGTGGGCCTGGGCCTCGGGCCGCGCGGCAGGCATGGCGCTCTGA